TACTATTTTTTTATCGTTTATCATTTATAAAATCTCCTACCATATTATCTTAATACTAAATTTTAATTTTATCTAGATAAAATTATAAATTTTTCATACTCAAAAATAAAAAAAATACCCATAAAATGGATATTCATATGTACATATGATATTGTAAATTAACGTTTTGAGAATTGTGGTGCTCTACGTGCTCCGTAAAGTCCGTATTTTTTACGTTCTTTAACACGAGCATCACGCGTTAATAAACCGTGTCCTCTTAATTCTGGTTTGTAATCTTTTGAAGCTTCTAATAATGCTCTTGCAATTCCTAAACGAGCTGCTCCAGCTTGTCCAGTGAACCCTCCACCTTTAACAGTAATTTTGATTGAAAAATCTGATTTTGTTCCAGTAGCTTCTAAAGGTTGTTCCATATCTTGCACTAAAGTAGCATATGGGAAAAACTCTAAAGCCGGTTTTCCATTAACAATAATTTCACCTTGTCCAGGAGTTAATATAACTTGAGCAACTGAAGATTTTCTTCTTCCTGTTCCTCTATACATAACAACGTCTTTTTTAGCTGCCATTATTTGTTATCTCCTTTTTTTGTTTGAATTACTAATACTTCTGGATTTTGTGCTTGGTGTGGATGTTCGTTACCTGCATATACATGTAATGCACGGTATTGATTTCCCCCTTGAACATTTTTTGGTAACATTAATCTTACTGCTCTTTCAATGATTCTTTCAGGGAATAATTTACGTTGTGTAGCAACGTTTCTTGATTTTAATCCCCCTGGGTGCATTGAGTGGTGGTAGTAGTTTTTATCATTTTCTTTTTTACCTGATAAAATTACTTTTTCTGCATTAATTACGATTACGTGATCTCCATTATTAATATGAGGTGTAAATGTTGGTTTATTTTTTCCTCTAAGTACCATAGCAATTTGAGTAGATAATCTACCTAAAGTTGCTCCAGTAGCGTCAACTACGTATCATTTTTTAGCAATATCTGCTGTTTTAATTAGTGTAGTTTGTTTCATGTGCTTGTTCTCCTTACCTTCCGGGGCTCATGAGTAAGCAAATATATTATACATTATTTCTTACTCGGGTCAAATAAAAAAATCACTTTACAAGTGATTTTTTATACATTTAACCTACTATTTATCTTTTAAAGCTTCTAGTGGATTAATTTTTTGGATATTTGATCATCCAATACCAAATGTTACGCCGTAAATTGCTGCAATAACACCAAACACTGTGAATGGTAATCATATTGTAAATTGCACAGGTAATACTCAAGCAGTATTTAATGCCATATATTCTGCAATAAATACAAATGTGAATCAACCTAATAAGAATCCAGCAACATACATTATTAGTATTGGCATTATGTACATTCCTAAAATTTGTTTTACAACATAAGGATTTGAATATCCTAAAGTTTTCATTGTTGCAATAAATTGTTTATTTTCATAAATAATTAAACTTGTTGTTAATAAAATAATTGTTGCCGAAACAATAACGGCGATTGTAATAAACATTATCATAACCATGTTAACAAGGTCTGTAACTTGACCTAGGATTTGTCTAGTTTGTTCTTTTGGTAACATTGTTGATAGTGAACCTATACCATAACCTTCGTTGAAGTTATTTGGATCTATTATCATACATGACTGACCTTCATCATCTTTAGTAGCGAAACTGTTTTCTTGGCAAGCTTCTCCAGTTGGGTCTTCTATCATTCTATAGTTACCATTTAATCCTACAGAACTAAAGTCAGCAAATCTTTGTGAAACAGACATACCACTTTCGATATCTTGCATTACAGGGTCGTTTGAATATTTATAGTTAAATACAGGGAATAAATTGTTATAAAGTTTATACATATTTCTTCAACTTGAATTTTCTTTGCTTCTTTCAACATTTGAAACAAAATCCTCATAAGTTCTTTGTCCCAATATAACTTGTTCAATGAATTGTTCCAAGTTAACACCTTGTATAACCTCGTCACTCTCACCTGCAAAACCTTCCATTTTGTATATTGGATTTCCCGCAGGATATTCTCTTGCAAATCAATTTTCAAAGTTGTATTTTTGAGTTTCATCATAACCTAAAATTTCGTTTGCGTTTTGATTTGATATTCAACCTTGTGATTGACCATAACCATTTTGAACACCAACTATTTTAAATTCAATATCTAAATTATTTGTGTCAATTGTTATGTCTCCATTTTTGTATTTTGAATATATATCTATTGGGTCAGTTGCTTTATTCGCGTGAGAAGCAGTAATATTAGCTCCCCCTATATTTGCAGAATCCATACCTCATGTTAATGGGAATTGTGGATTGTCAGAATAAAGATTACTTTGTGAATAATAACCATATGTTGATTGTGTTCTCATTTCTGTAAAGTCAACAGAATCGTTACCAGTACCGTGACCATATTCAATTAATTGTTCTTTATTTGCATCGGCATATTTAATTTCTTTTCCATCACTATACATCAAATCTTGTAAAACATCCAACGATATAGTATCCCCTGTTGTTTTACCTAATTTTTTTTGCATACTTTGGTTTATTATTAATGGAATTTTATTACCGTATTGTCTGTCAAGGAATAATTCTTCTTTAATGTTGTTACCATTATAATCTTCTAAATCAACTAAACTTGAGTTTCTATCAATACCATAGATTTTTGCACTTTCAGTTTTGCCATTTCTAGCTGTGAAATTTGTATTTAAAACAGTACCAAGTTCATCTATTTTATTATCATATGGTATTAAGTTGAATGTAATGTTGTAGTTTTCATTATTTTCTAATGCATTTTTCATTTTTTCTTGAACAAAATAAGATGCTCTAGTGTATGTTGTTTGTAATATCGCCATACCCATTCTTCCATCTAAAACAGCTCCAAATCACAAAGTTAAAGCAGTGTTCAAAGTTTTTAATTGTGGTGAAGAATAACCTTGGATGTCTTTGGCAGTGATTTCTCCAGGATTTATTGTTTTATCTCCGTCTTTTCATTCGAAACTTGTGTCATTAACATCAATGTCCATTATTGCAGTTCCGTTATTATCAGAAGAATTTCAATAGTTATTAACACCTTTTTTGTTTGGGGCATTTGTAAATACTTTATTTAAATTTCCTCTTGCTCCTTTGGCGTTTATTTGACCATTACTTATAGAATTATTATTAAATGTTAGTTTTATACCATTTATATATTTATTATAAATTCTTAACATTGTGTTTGTATAGGCTCTTAAATTATTATCGCCAGGATTGCTATTTATTAAAGCTGGAAGATCAGCACTTGTAAGTTGTGTATAATCAGGTCATTGTCCTTGTAGTTGTCCCAATGCTGTAGAACCACCTATCGTTGCTGAACTTGCTTGATCTAGGTTTGTTAATAATTTTGTTGACATATTTTTTCAATCCAAGTATGAGAATTCAGCTCAGAAGAAGTTGTCTTTGTCAGCGATATCATAAGAATAGTAGTAAGGACTTATATATCCGTTTAAAAGTTCTGATATAACTTGATCTCAATTTATAGCCTCAGACGCTTGCATGTTTTTTGTTGCCGTATCCTTAACTGGGTAAGCAGTTCTACCAGAAGTTCATCCCCCAGGAACTGTTACACCATTCCCACCACTTCTTGCAGCATTTCTAATTTGAATTGTTTGGTTTACATCATATTCTCCTCAACCTTCACCTTCAAAGTTGGGATTATATGTTTTATAGAAAGAGAATGGGTTATTAGCTATTGGTTGAGTATATTCAACCATATTTTCATATTTCATACCATTAAAAGTAGCTTTCATGTTATCTGACATAACTTTTGGAGCAACAACTGTTGTTGTTAATAAAGTTGCACTCAACAACATTGTCGCACTAACTCCAGCTAATTTTCCAAGTGAAGTTGTCAATAAAGCAACTCTTAATCTAGGGTTAAATCTTCTTTTTGATGATAAAGATTTAATTTTCATTGCAAATTTATTAATTACCTTGTCATCTCCACCTTTTAATAAAGTAAGAGCAGACAGTCTAATTGTTCAGTAACCAATTCCAAAAGCAAGTAAAGTAAGTGCTAATCAAAGACCTAATATACTTGATAAGAATGATACCACATTAAATTGGAATCCAAAAAACGCAATATTAAAGTAGTTTGAAAACACACTTACAACAAAAGTTTCTATAAATATAGCCAATACATATCCAACCAAAGCTCCTGCAACAGAAACAATTAAAGGTATTGCTATAAAGTTATTTACAACCTCACGTTTTTTATAACCTAAGGATTTTAAACAACCAATTTGTCTACTTTGTAATTCAACTTGTTTTTTTGTAGTTAAAATTGTTGTAAATCCAGCAATTGCTATAATAACAACTATTAAACCAGTTGCCATAGCATTGTAACCAGCCATTATCGAGTTAAAAGTTGTTGTTCTTGAAGAAAACTTATAATTAGGATCATTTGTGTCATAAACGTATTTAACATCAGTTTTAACATTTATATATTGTTTATATTGATCGTCTAATTTATTAATTTGTTCCACAGATTTTCCATCACTAGATTTTATTGAGAAATAAGCTTCTCTATCAGTTTCTGAAGCAACAACTATTTTGGCTTTTTGAACTGCATAAGTTGATAAAGATCTTGTTTGTACATCTGTATTATCTTCTTTATTTGTAAAATTATAAGAAGCGCTTGAATAACCCATTCAGCTTGGATCAACATAAACTAAAGCTTCTGTTTTTACGTTAGGCATTACGGTTGTTTGATCCATTAATGGTGTTGTAAAATCGGCTGATGTACCGATTCCAACAACTTCAAATCAAACCATGTTTGAGTATTCACCCATGGCCAAAACATCTTGTGCTGAATTGTTTCTTATATTTTCGTTTAATCTATTTATTTCTGTAGAATTTCCTTTTGTATTTTTAACAAGTAAATCAGTACCATATTTATCTTCGTTTATTCTTATGATATCTCCTACTTTAACATTATTTTCTTTTGCGTATGATTCACCAATAACAACTTCCTTGTGTTCACCAGATCTGTACATTCTTCCTGTAGAAACAGTAAGTTTATCAACTCCATTGTCTCTAGTGTTTGGGTGCATTTTAGAAATAGCCTTAACTTTTATTGCACCATTATTTCCGCTTAAACCAGATATTAATCTTGTTTCAGTAAATGATACATCAAAGTTATGTTCTAGTGACATTTGTGTCATTATATATTGTTGAAGTAATATTTTTTCTTCCCCAATGGTTTCTTTAACCATATATTTATCAAGAATATCTCAACTAATTTGTGAACTTTCGCTTTCTTCACCCTCAGTATTTTTACCTTTTTTAATTTCGTTGTTTAAATTAACATCTACAACATAATCTCTTAGATTAGATTGAACATTTAATTTTTCATATGCCCCGGCAACCCTTGTTGTTGTTGCAGATAAAACTGATATAACTAAAGATACAAGCATAACCAAAAGAGACAAACCTATTATTTGTGATTTGTTCTTTCCGGCCGACCTAAAAGCATTCTTTAGTAAAAGTCTAATTCCTTTCATATTTAATTTTTCCTCCTATTGATTGATATTTTTTTACACGTACTAAAAAATTAAATGAGGTGGAGTGACTCCTTTTTTAAAGTTTTTTAAATTTAAGCTTCTTTTTCAATTAACAATACATTGGATAAATGTGTTCTTCTCAAGAACCTCTTTAAATTCGATTTTTTCATCAACTAAAATTACAGATGCAAAAGTTAAAATTTGTGTTGATAAAGTTGGTTTGTTTATATTTTGATACATTTTGAAGAATATTTGTTCCCCATTGTTTATACGATTTAATTTTATTACTATTTTTAATTTACTAAATGCAATATTTAATGCAATTATTATAATTGAAAACACAACAGTTGATGTAATGGTAAATATGAAAAGTGCTTCTAAGTTGATCATTACTCTATTATCTTTTCAAATATAATCAAACGCTTGTAATTCAGTAGAAATGAATACAGGAGCTGTAATAAGTATTAGTGTGAAGAATTCCCCCAAGAAATTACCTCTTGTGAATCATTTTAAAGATTTAATTTCATTAAAACTTCTTTTTAATTTTGAAAGAATAACAGCAGATTCAATTGTTAATCACAAACATAAAGAAGTTACTAAAATTGTATTTATTATTGCAGTAATTTGTACGGCAACATATAGTTTTGCATTTCCTTGCTCAAATAGAATAGAACTGAAAAGAACACTTAAATGAATAAGCATAAATGAAATATATAAGTTTTTAGCTATTTTTTTATTCATGTAACTTTTCATATTCTCTCCTATTTTTTCACTTTTATAATAATAACATTATGACAATAAAATGACAAACCACTACACTTATAAAAGTCTTTTAAATGTGGGGTTAAAATTAATAATAAAAAAAATGTGCTCTGCACATTTTCTGTCGGTTTTGATTGTAAATGAAATTTATTATATACCTTTTCCTTCTTGCTCAAGTGAGATTATTCAAAAAAGATAAACTAATAAAAAACTATCTACTTCTTATATTGGTGTATTAAGTTCTATCTAACCGACATAAATATATAATACACCAAAAATAAGTTAATAGTTAATTTTTTTCAACATCAAACCTTCTGGATTTGCAATATAAGGCATTTTTTCCTCATTTAAAGCTAATACATTTTTTATTTTATATAAATCTATTTTATCTAAACTGTATGCGATACAAGCACCAACTATCATTCTTATCTGATATCTTATAAAACCCTTTCCTTTAAAAGTAATTGTAAAAATATCTTCTTCTATTTTTGTTTCAATAGAATTTATAGTTCTTTTTGTTTCAATTAGTTCAGTTTCTTCTTTTTTTAAACCAGAGAAATTATAAAAATCATGGGTACCTACAAATAAATTTAAAGCTTCTTCTAATTTGATTAGATTTAATTGTTTTTTTGGTAAGAAATAATATCTATTTTCAAAGACATTATTTTTACCAACATTTATTTTATATTCATAAGTTTTTTCTTTACAGTTTCTAACTCTAAAGTCTTTCCTAATTTCTTCAATGTTAGTTACTTCAATTCCTAAAGGCAAGCTACTATTCAATGCTTTTAAAAAACCTTCAACGTTAGGTTGAAAGTTTAACTCCACTCACGCTTTTTGATCAAAAGCATGAACTCCAGAATCTGTTTTTGAAGCTCCAACCAATCTAAAAATAGAGTTTCTAGCAACTCTTGAAATAGCACCTTCCAGTTCTCCTTGAATGGTTGATTGACCCTTTTGTTTGGCTCATCCACAAAAATCAGTTCCATCATATTGAATTGTAAATAAGTAATAATACATATTATTTAGAAAACAGAATTTGATCTATTCTAGGAATTTGTACTAAGTTTTGGAATGATTCCATATTTACATAGCATATTAGAGTTGCAAATATACCCATCCCAAGAACAAATATAATAATATCTAAAATTCTAAATTTAACTTGTCTATATCTTGTTCTTTTTGCATGAGGATCATAACCTCTTGAATCCATTGCATATGCTAAGTCTTCTGCTTTTTGAAATGCAGATACAAGAAGAGGAATAATCAATGAGGTCATTGATTTTGCTTTATCTACTAACTTACCATTTTTAAAGTCAATTCCCCTTGATGATTGAGCTTTCATAATTCTTCCGGCTTCATCAATTAAAGTCGGGATCATTCTTAAGGCAATTGAAATAATTGTTGAAAAAATATAAACAGGAATTCCAATTAATTTTAAAGGTCATAATAGATCTTCAATAGCTAAAGTTAACTCTAAGGGTTGGGTTGTACCTGTAAGAATTGTTGTTAATGTAATCATTAAAAAGATTCTTATTGTCATGTATAAAGCTGAATAAATTGCTTTTTCAGAAAAAGCTAAAGATTTTCATTTATATACTCAACCATATGTTTCCATTCATTCCCCATATAAACCATCATCTAGTTCTGCAAATTTTATACCATTTAATTCTGAGGGTTTTAACATGAATATGTTTATAAGTATAAGAACTATAAATATAAACATTATTGGGAAAAATAACTTAAGCAGCATTTTAAAACTTAGTTTACTTACTGAATACATAAGCAATATAAATGATCCTACCAACACAAATCCTGTATAACCAATAGGGAAAAAAACAACAACAATTAAAGCAATGATCATGAACAATTTTAATCTAGGGTCCATTTTATGAATCATTGAATTATAAGGCATATATCTACCAAATACCATTCTCATTATTAGATTTCTCCTCTTCTATTTTCTTTTAGATTTGATTGCTTTTGCAAGTTCTTCAACCGTTCTAAATTCTATATCTGTAACATCCAATCCTGCATCTTTTAATTTATGTGCAAGTTTATATAATTTTGGTGGTTCAATTTCAATTTTTTCTAGTAATTGACTATTTGAGAATACTTCGAAAGGACTTCCTTTTGAAATAACCTTTCCTTTGTGCATAACAATAACTTCATCAGCTATTTGTAATACGTGATCCATATTGTGAGTTACAATAATAATTCTTTTACCTTTTTCCTTATTCAATTTATAGAATAAATTCATAAAATCTTCTTCACCTTGAGGATCTAATCCCCCTGTTGGTTCATCAAGTACAAGTGTATTTCCGTCCATTGCAACAATTCCTGCAATAGCAACACGACGTTTTTGACCACCACTTAAGTCAAACGGACTTCTTTTTGCGTAATCTTCTGGTAAATCAACCATTCTTAAAAGTTCTGGAACTTTATCAAAACTTTCTTGCTTATTAGCGCCTAAATTAATTGGTCCAAAAGAAATATCCTTTTCAATTGTA
This genomic interval from Spiroplasma monobiae MQ-1 contains the following:
- the rpsI gene encoding 30S ribosomal protein S9; amino-acid sequence: MAAKKDVVMYRGTGRRKSSVAQVILTPGQGEIIVNGKPALEFFPYATLVQDMEQPLEATGTKSDFSIKITVKGGGFTGQAGAARLGIARALLEASKDYKPELRGHGLLTRDARVKERKKYGLYGARRAPQFSKR
- the rplM gene encoding 50S ribosomal protein L13 — translated: MKQTTLIKTADIAKKWYVVDATGATLGRLSTQIAMVLRGKNKPTFTPHINNGDHVIVINAEKVILSGKKENDKNYYHHSMHPGGLKSRNVATQRKLFPERIIERAVRLMLPKNVQGGNQYRALHVYAGNEHPHQAQNPEVLVIQTKKGDNK
- a CDS encoding ABC transporter permease; the protein is MKGIRLLLKNAFRSAGKNKSQIIGLSLLVMLVSLVISVLSATTTRVAGAYEKLNVQSNLRDYVVDVNLNNEIKKGKNTEGEESESSQISWDILDKYMVKETIGEEKILLQQYIMTQMSLEHNFDVSFTETRLISGLSGNNGAIKVKAISKMHPNTRDNGVDKLTVSTGRMYRSGEHKEVVIGESYAKENNVKVGDIIRINEDKYGTDLLVKNTKGNSTEINRLNENIRNNSAQDVLAMGEYSNMVWFEVVGIGTSADFTTPLMDQTTVMPNVKTEALVYVDPSWMGYSSASYNFTNKEDNTDVQTRSLSTYAVQKAKIVVASETDREAYFSIKSSDGKSVEQINKLDDQYKQYINVKTDVKYVYDTNDPNYKFSSRTTTFNSIMAGYNAMATGLIVVIIAIAGFTTILTTKKQVELQSRQIGCLKSLGYKKREVVNNFIAIPLIVSVAGALVGYVLAIFIETFVVSVFSNYFNIAFFGFQFNVVSFLSSILGLWLALTLLAFGIGYWTIRLSALTLLKGGDDKVINKFAMKIKSLSSKRRFNPRLRVALLTTSLGKLAGVSATMLLSATLLTTTVVAPKVMSDNMKATFNGMKYENMVEYTQPIANNPFSFYKTYNPNFEGEGWGEYDVNQTIQIRNAARSGGNGVTVPGGWTSGRTAYPVKDTATKNMQASEAINWDQVISELLNGYISPYYYSYDIADKDNFFWAEFSYLDWKNMSTKLLTNLDQASSATIGGSTALGQLQGQWPDYTQLTSADLPALINSNPGDNNLRAYTNTMLRIYNKYINGIKLTFNNNSISNGQINAKGARGNLNKVFTNAPNKKGVNNYWNSSDNNGTAIMDIDVNDTSFEWKDGDKTINPGEITAKDIQGYSSPQLKTLNTALTLWFGAVLDGRMGMAILQTTYTRASYFVQEKMKNALENNENYNITFNLIPYDNKIDELGTVLNTNFTARNGKTESAKIYGIDRNSSLVDLEDYNGNNIKEELFLDRQYGNKIPLIINQSMQKKLGKTTGDTISLDVLQDLMYSDGKEIKYADANKEQLIEYGHGTGNDSVDFTEMRTQSTYGYYSQSNLYSDNPQFPLTWGMDSANIGGANITASHANKATDPIDIYSKYKNGDITIDTNNLDIEFKIVGVQNGYGQSQGWISNQNANEILGYDETQKYNFENWFAREYPAGNPIYKMEGFAGESDEVIQGVNLEQFIEQVILGQRTYEDFVSNVERSKENSSWRNMYKLYNNLFPVFNYKYSNDPVMQDIESGMSVSQRFADFSSVGLNGNYRMIEDPTGEACQENSFATKDDEGQSCMIIDPNNFNEGYGIGSLSTMLPKEQTRQILGQVTDLVNMVMIMFITIAVIVSATIILLTTSLIIYENKQFIATMKTLGYSNPYVVKQILGMYIMPILIMYVAGFLLGWFTFVFIAEYMALNTAWVLPVQFTIWLPFTVFGVIAAIYGVTFGIGWSNIQKINPLEALKDK
- the truA gene encoding tRNA pseudouridine(38-40) synthase TruA yields the protein MYYYLFTIQYDGTDFCGWAKQKGQSTIQGELEGAISRVARNSIFRLVGASKTDSGVHAFDQKAWVELNFQPNVEGFLKALNSSLPLGIEVTNIEEIRKDFRVRNCKEKTYEYKINVGKNNVFENRYYFLPKKQLNLIKLEEALNLFVGTHDFYNFSGLKKEETELIETKRTINSIETKIEEDIFTITFKGKGFIRYQIRMIVGACIAYSLDKIDLYKIKNVLALNEEKMPYIANPEGLMLKKINY
- a CDS encoding energy-coupling factor transporter transmembrane component T family protein is translated as MRMVFGRYMPYNSMIHKMDPRLKLFMIIALIVVVFFPIGYTGFVLVGSFILLMYSVSKLSFKMLLKLFFPIMFIFIVLILINIFMLKPSELNGIKFAELDDGLYGEWMETYGWVYKWKSLAFSEKAIYSALYMTIRIFLMITLTTILTGTTQPLELTLAIEDLLWPLKLIGIPVYIFSTIISIALRMIPTLIDEAGRIMKAQSSRGIDFKNGKLVDKAKSMTSLIIPLLVSAFQKAEDLAYAMDSRGYDPHAKRTRYRQVKFRILDIIIFVLGMGIFATLICYVNMESFQNLVQIPRIDQILFSK
- a CDS encoding energy-coupling factor transporter ATPase, with product MNMVTQPKWDFKGEIKFDSVSYTYSKNSPFEFRALNGTDLVIQEGKITAVIGMTGSGKSTLIQLTNGLLTTETGRTIIGNYQIPASTKKIKQVKELRREVGLVFQFPEYQLFQDTIEKDISFGPINLGANKQESFDKVPELLRMVDLPEDYAKRSPFDLSGGQKRRVAIAGIVAMDGNTLVLDEPTGGLDPQGEEDFMNLFYKLNKEKGKRIIIVTHNMDHVLQIADEVIVMHKGKVISKGSPFEVFSNSQLLEKIEIEPPKLYKLAHKLKDAGLDVTDIEFRTVEELAKAIKSKRK